The proteins below come from a single Agrococcus beijingensis genomic window:
- a CDS encoding N-acetylglucosamine-6-phosphate deacetylase → MTDSRVLLTADRALVEGMLVPDAWLESAGGAITAIGQGAPPRALDASIGDRALGAVTLAPGFVDLHCHGAVGGAFDDDEPDFDAILGFHAAHGTTRQAISLVTAPLELLERRVRAAAARAAVDASVLGIHLEGPFLADSHRGAHQASALQEPTPEAVDRLLAAGEGRLLQITVAPELPGALAAIERFVAAGVRVAVGHTGADADATRAAFDAGATLLTHACNAMPPMHHRSPGPLPPSLLDERVTLEAIADGEHVAPEVLALLVRSAPGRVALVSDAMAAAGMADGDYRIGALAVRVRQGLPRLADGGAIAGSTLTLDRAVRVLLSAGVPIDAALDAATRAPADAVGRPDLGRLVVGARADLVALDGRLEVAGVWRDGVAR, encoded by the coding sequence GTGACCGACTCGCGTGTGCTGCTGACCGCTGACCGCGCGCTCGTCGAGGGCATGCTGGTGCCGGATGCGTGGCTCGAGTCCGCGGGCGGCGCCATCACCGCGATCGGCCAGGGAGCGCCGCCGCGCGCCCTCGACGCGTCGATCGGCGACCGCGCGCTCGGCGCGGTCACGCTGGCTCCCGGCTTCGTCGACCTGCACTGCCACGGCGCGGTCGGCGGTGCCTTCGACGACGACGAGCCCGACTTCGACGCCATCCTGGGCTTCCACGCGGCGCACGGCACGACCCGGCAGGCGATCTCGCTCGTCACCGCTCCGCTCGAGCTGCTCGAGCGGCGCGTGCGCGCGGCGGCCGCGCGGGCCGCGGTCGACGCCTCGGTGCTCGGCATCCACCTCGAGGGGCCGTTCCTGGCCGACAGCCATCGCGGCGCGCACCAGGCCTCGGCGCTGCAGGAGCCGACCCCCGAGGCCGTCGACCGCCTGCTCGCCGCGGGCGAGGGCCGGCTGCTGCAGATCACCGTCGCGCCCGAGCTGCCGGGCGCGCTCGCCGCGATCGAGCGCTTCGTGGCGGCGGGCGTGCGGGTCGCCGTCGGCCACACGGGCGCCGACGCCGACGCGACGCGCGCCGCCTTCGACGCGGGCGCGACGCTGCTCACGCACGCCTGCAACGCGATGCCGCCGATGCACCACCGCTCCCCCGGGCCGCTGCCGCCGTCGCTGCTCGACGAGCGCGTCACCCTCGAGGCGATCGCCGACGGCGAGCATGTGGCGCCCGAGGTGCTCGCGCTGCTCGTGCGGTCGGCGCCCGGCCGCGTGGCGCTCGTCAGCGACGCCATGGCGGCGGCCGGCATGGCCGACGGCGACTACCGCATCGGTGCGCTGGCGGTGCGCGTGCGCCAGGGCCTGCCGCGGCTGGCCGACGGCGGCGCGATCGCCGGCTCGACGCTCACGCTCGACCGGGCGGTGCGGGTGCTGCTGAGCGCCGGCGTGCCGATCGACGCTGCGCTCGACGCGGCCACCAGGGCACCGGCGGATGCTGTCGGTCGCCCCGATCTCGGACGTCTCGTCGTGGGCGCCCGCGCCGACCTCGTCGCGCTCGACGGGCGCCTCGAGGTGGCGGGCGTCTGGCGCGACGGCGTCGCCCGCTGA
- a CDS encoding class II glutamine amidotransferase, with amino-acid sequence MCRLLAHVSPSPATTREVLGDASTREWQRLGRLHTDGWGTAWLDGDEVRRYRDAARGLDNPDLTDALGDTPSRARLTHLRLATEGFATRVQNTHPFRVDDVVLAHNGSVTPFARLRAKVTDAELARVGGETDTAAVFALILRRYDAGEPLFDAVTAVVAELRREFPSSALNLLVLSNRELIAVHANEGAPIPLELFEESGLGDDLPIGHVDHYYQLSWRRSEDGAVAVTSSGLTGDGWQRMAPETAVRIDLDTLEVSRRELAAAAVVTAAA; translated from the coding sequence ATGTGCAGACTGCTCGCTCACGTCTCCCCTTCGCCTGCCACGACGCGCGAGGTGCTCGGCGACGCCAGCACGCGCGAGTGGCAGCGGCTCGGCCGCCTGCACACCGACGGCTGGGGCACGGCCTGGCTCGACGGCGACGAGGTGCGCCGCTACCGCGACGCCGCCCGCGGCCTCGACAACCCCGACCTCACCGACGCGCTCGGCGACACCCCGTCGCGCGCCCGGCTGACGCACCTGCGGCTCGCCACCGAGGGCTTCGCCACGCGCGTGCAGAACACGCACCCGTTCCGCGTCGACGACGTCGTGCTCGCCCACAACGGGTCGGTGACGCCCTTCGCCCGGCTGCGCGCGAAGGTCACCGACGCCGAGCTCGCCCGCGTCGGCGGCGAGACCGACACGGCGGCGGTGTTCGCGCTGATCCTGCGCCGCTACGACGCCGGCGAGCCGCTGTTCGACGCGGTCACCGCGGTGGTCGCCGAGCTGCGGCGGGAGTTCCCGAGCAGCGCCCTCAACCTGCTGGTGCTCTCGAACCGCGAGCTCATCGCGGTGCACGCCAACGAGGGCGCGCCGATCCCGCTCGAGCTGTTCGAGGAGTCGGGGCTGGGCGACGACCTGCCGATCGGCCACGTCGACCACTACTACCAGCTGTCGTGGCGCCGCTCTGAGGACGGCGCGGTCGCCGTCACGTCGAGCGGCCTGACCGGCGACGGCTGGCAGCGCATGGCGCCCGAGACCGCCGTGCGCATCGACCTCGACACCCTCGAGGTGTCGCGTCGCGAGCTCGCCGCGGCCGCCGTCGTCACCGCCGCCGCATAG
- a CDS encoding ABC transporter ATP-binding protein — MTTSALTVELDDVTRTFAQRDADRVVLSDVDLRVGAAEIVAILGPSGCGKSTLLRLIAGLDSADGGSVRIAGEAVRAADQRVAVAFQEPRLLPWRTITRNVALGLPDHGRSAAGLARVAELLDLVGLRDAAELRPRQVSGGMAQRASLARALAREPGVLVLDEPFGALDALTRLSMQELLLDVHRAEPRTIVLVTHDVDEALHLADRVVLLGPGVTAEGSTVVSLVTVPGERPRDRGAADLAELRAELLEGLGVPRRHTDASAPLPSHALHTVDQEVLA, encoded by the coding sequence ATGACCACCAGTGCACTCACCGTCGAGCTCGACGACGTCACCCGCACCTTCGCGCAGCGCGATGCGGACCGCGTCGTGCTCTCCGACGTCGACCTGCGGGTCGGCGCGGCGGAGATCGTCGCGATCCTCGGCCCATCCGGCTGCGGCAAGTCGACGCTGCTGCGGCTGATCGCCGGCCTCGACAGCGCCGACGGCGGCTCGGTGCGCATCGCCGGCGAGGCCGTGCGCGCGGCCGATCAGCGCGTGGCCGTCGCCTTCCAGGAGCCGCGGCTGCTGCCGTGGCGCACCATCACCCGCAACGTCGCGCTCGGCCTGCCCGACCACGGCCGCTCGGCCGCCGGGCTCGCCAGGGTCGCCGAGCTGCTCGACCTCGTCGGGCTCCGCGACGCGGCCGAGCTGCGGCCGAGGCAGGTCTCCGGCGGCATGGCGCAGCGCGCCTCGCTGGCCCGCGCGCTGGCCCGCGAGCCGGGTGTGCTTGTGCTCGACGAGCCCTTCGGCGCGCTCGACGCCCTGACGCGGCTGTCGATGCAGGAGCTGCTGCTCGACGTGCACCGCGCCGAGCCGCGCACGATCGTGCTCGTCACCCACGACGTCGACGAGGCCCTGCACCTGGCCGACCGCGTCGTGCTGCTCGGTCCCGGCGTCACCGCCGAGGGCTCGACCGTCGTCTCGCTCGTCACCGTGCCCGGCGAGCGGCCCCGCGACCGCGGCGCCGCCGACCTCGCGGAGCTGCGGGCCGAGCTGCTCGAGGGCCTCGGGGTCCCGCGCAGGCACACCGACGCATCCGCCCCCCTTCCTTCCCACGCACTGCACACCGTCGACCAGGAGGTCCTCGCATGA
- a CDS encoding aliphatic sulfonate ABC transporter substrate-binding protein, with the protein MNRTRTAAIGASLIAASMLVGCAGEGSTVAPQANAATDAGWSADTLDVDFATYNPLSLIIKDQGWLEAATEGEVTVSWVQSTGSNKANELLRAGAVDVGSTAGSAALLARANGSPIRTIDVYSQPNWSAILVPAASEVTEVSQLEGASIAATKGTDPYFFLLQSLAEGGLSADQVSVQNLQHADGLAALQSGAVEAWSGLDPMLSTAVADGSARIIYDNIDFNSYGFLNATEEFLEASPDLAQLIVDAYERAREFAISEPEETARILSEVAGIDPVVATAVIHDRTNFEVDAAPGDAQREVLEFIGPIFVEAGDVTSQAAVDEALDTLFDTQFADAADPSSVGS; encoded by the coding sequence ATGAACCGCACCCGCACCGCAGCCATCGGCGCCAGCCTCATCGCCGCGTCGATGCTCGTCGGCTGCGCCGGCGAGGGCTCGACCGTCGCCCCGCAGGCGAACGCCGCGACCGACGCCGGCTGGAGCGCCGATACGCTCGACGTCGACTTCGCCACCTACAACCCGCTCAGCCTGATCATCAAGGACCAGGGCTGGCTCGAGGCGGCCACCGAGGGCGAGGTCACGGTCAGCTGGGTGCAGTCGACCGGCTCGAACAAGGCCAACGAGCTGCTGCGCGCCGGTGCCGTCGACGTCGGGTCGACGGCCGGCTCGGCCGCGCTGCTCGCCCGCGCGAACGGCTCGCCGATCCGCACGATCGACGTCTACTCGCAGCCCAACTGGTCGGCGATCCTGGTGCCGGCAGCCTCGGAGGTGACCGAGGTCTCGCAGTTGGAGGGCGCGTCGATAGCGGCCACGAAGGGCACCGACCCCTACTTCTTCCTGCTCCAGTCGCTCGCCGAGGGCGGCCTGTCGGCCGACCAGGTCAGCGTGCAGAACCTGCAGCACGCCGACGGCCTCGCGGCCCTGCAGTCGGGCGCGGTCGAGGCGTGGTCGGGGCTCGACCCGATGCTCTCGACCGCGGTCGCCGACGGCAGCGCCCGCATCATCTACGACAACATCGACTTCAACTCCTACGGGTTCCTGAACGCCACCGAGGAGTTCCTGGAGGCGTCGCCGGATCTCGCGCAGCTGATCGTCGACGCCTACGAGCGAGCGCGCGAGTTCGCGATCTCCGAGCCCGAGGAGACCGCCCGCATCCTGTCGGAGGTCGCGGGCATCGACCCGGTCGTCGCGACCGCCGTCATCCACGACCGCACCAACTTCGAGGTCGACGCCGCCCCGGGCGACGCACAGCGCGAGGTGCTCGAGTTCATCGGGCCGATCTTCGTGGAGGCCGGCGACGTCACGAGCCAGGCGGCTGTCGACGAGGCGCTCGACACGCTCTTCGACACGCAGTTCGCCGACGCGGCCGACCCGAGCTCGGTCGGCTCATGA
- a CDS encoding ABC transporter permease, with protein MTLTLAGPAPARAGSGRLAAPVVLSGLIVPLALLALWWAVTALGIVPPHRLPPPAAVLEAGLQLAADGTLWRHVGISAQRVVLGFAIGAAAGLALGALVGLSRRANRLLGPTVGAFRAVPSLAWVPLLVLSLGINEDSKVALIAIGSLFPVFTTVAGALRHVDPQLVEAGRAFGLSGIRLLAAVQLPAVVPSVVSGLRLALAQAWLFLVAAELIASSMGLGFLLIDSQNNGRVDRILLAIVLLAVLGKASDALIGVAERRLLRRWL; from the coding sequence ATGACGCTGACGCTCGCAGGCCCCGCCCCGGCCCGCGCGGGCAGCGGCCGCCTCGCCGCCCCGGTGGTGCTGAGCGGGCTGATCGTGCCGCTCGCGCTCTTGGCGCTCTGGTGGGCGGTGACGGCGCTCGGCATCGTGCCGCCGCACCGGCTGCCGCCGCCTGCCGCAGTGCTCGAGGCGGGGCTGCAGCTGGCGGCCGACGGCACGCTGTGGCGGCACGTCGGCATCTCGGCGCAGCGCGTCGTGCTCGGCTTCGCGATCGGTGCCGCCGCGGGCCTCGCGCTCGGCGCGCTCGTCGGGCTGTCCCGGCGCGCGAACCGACTGCTCGGCCCGACGGTCGGGGCCTTCCGCGCGGTGCCGTCGCTCGCCTGGGTGCCGCTGCTGGTGCTGTCGCTCGGCATCAACGAGGACTCCAAGGTCGCGCTCATCGCCATCGGTTCGCTCTTCCCGGTGTTCACGACGGTCGCCGGCGCCCTGCGGCACGTCGACCCGCAGCTGGTCGAGGCCGGTCGGGCGTTCGGGCTCTCCGGCATCCGTCTCCTCGCCGCCGTGCAGCTGCCCGCCGTCGTGCCGTCGGTCGTCTCGGGCCTCCGGCTCGCGCTCGCGCAGGCCTGGCTGTTCCTGGTGGCGGCAGAGCTCATCGCGTCGTCGATGGGGCTCGGGTTCCTGCTGATCGACTCCCAGAACAACGGTCGGGTCGACCGCATCCTGCTGGCGATCGTGCTGCTCGCCGTGCTCGGCAAGGCGAGCGATGCGCTGATCGGCGTCGCCGAGCGGCGGCTGCTGCGCCGCTGGCTGTGA
- a CDS encoding ATP-dependent DNA helicase: protein MTVELTPEQLAIYDAIEQGDGHLFITGRAGTGKSTLLRHLTEHSKKSIIVCAPTGVAALNVGGQTIHSLLKLPLGVIAEAPLRQRTELKQMLGKLDLLVIDEISMVNADLMDAIDRSLRQARGVRSVPFGGVQVVMFGDPYQLAPVPGDAEERAYFADHYESMWFFDARVWREEAELRVVELVHIHRQSDLEFKQALNAVRHGTVTAEIAQLLNDAGARTPPREVLTLATRNDTVTRINARELAQLAGRPKTAAAEISGDFGGRQYPADAELQLKLGAQVMFLRNDSEGRWVNGSLGKVVDIGGTVWVEVDGEQHEVEPAVWEQYRYSYSPVTKEIKRDVVAEFTQFPLRLAWAVTIHKSQGKTFDQAVVDLGTRAFAPGQTYVALSRLTSLEGLYLTRPLKPGDIIVDQRVRRFIHEVRERDAARAARADLKDAPPAAAQAAQAAPPDAPPAETAAEEDRRDRVEALFAPDAPTPF, encoded by the coding sequence ATGACCGTCGAGCTGACCCCGGAGCAGCTGGCGATCTATGACGCCATCGAGCAGGGCGACGGGCACCTGTTCATCACCGGCCGCGCCGGCACCGGCAAGTCGACGCTGCTGCGGCACCTGACCGAGCACTCGAAGAAGTCGATCATCGTCTGTGCCCCGACCGGCGTCGCGGCCCTCAACGTCGGCGGCCAGACCATCCACTCGCTGCTGAAGCTGCCGCTGGGCGTGATCGCCGAGGCGCCGCTGCGCCAGCGCACCGAGCTGAAGCAGATGCTCGGCAAGCTCGACCTGCTGGTGATCGACGAGATCTCGATGGTGAACGCCGACCTGATGGACGCGATCGACCGCTCGCTGCGGCAGGCCCGCGGCGTGCGATCGGTGCCGTTCGGCGGCGTGCAGGTGGTGATGTTCGGCGACCCGTACCAGCTCGCGCCGGTGCCGGGCGACGCCGAGGAGCGCGCCTACTTCGCCGACCACTACGAGTCGATGTGGTTCTTCGACGCCCGCGTCTGGCGCGAGGAGGCCGAGCTGCGGGTTGTCGAGCTCGTGCACATCCATCGGCAGTCCGACCTCGAGTTCAAGCAGGCGCTGAACGCCGTGCGCCACGGCACCGTCACCGCCGAGATCGCCCAGCTGCTGAACGACGCGGGCGCGCGCACGCCCCCTCGCGAGGTGCTGACGCTCGCCACCCGCAACGACACCGTGACGCGCATCAACGCGCGCGAGCTCGCGCAGCTCGCCGGGCGGCCGAAGACCGCGGCGGCGGAGATCTCCGGCGACTTCGGCGGCCGCCAGTACCCGGCCGACGCCGAGCTGCAGCTGAAGCTCGGCGCGCAGGTGATGTTCCTGCGCAACGACTCCGAGGGCCGCTGGGTCAACGGCTCGCTCGGCAAGGTCGTCGACATCGGCGGCACCGTGTGGGTCGAGGTCGACGGCGAGCAGCACGAGGTGGAGCCGGCCGTGTGGGAGCAGTACCGCTACTCGTACTCGCCGGTGACGAAGGAGATCAAGCGGGATGTGGTGGCCGAGTTCACGCAGTTCCCGCTGCGGCTCGCGTGGGCGGTCACGATCCACAAGTCGCAGGGCAAGACCTTCGACCAGGCGGTCGTCGACCTCGGCACGCGGGCGTTCGCGCCCGGGCAGACCTATGTCGCGCTGTCGCGGCTGACCTCGCTCGAGGGGCTCTACCTGACGCGCCCCCTCAAGCCCGGCGACATCATCGTCGACCAGCGGGTGCGCCGCTTCATCCACGAGGTCCGTGAGCGCGATGCGGCCAGGGCGGCCAGGGCCGATCTCAAGGACGCCCCGCCCGCTGCCGCGCAGGCGGCGCAGGCCGCGCCGCCCGACGCGCCCCCGGCCGAGACAGCCGCCGAGGAGGATCGTCGCGATCGCGTCGAGGCGCTCTTCGCGCCCGACGCGCCGACGCCCTTCTAA
- a CDS encoding MarR family winged helix-turn-helix transcriptional regulator — MTDATHAADERAMLDPRRLGASSELVRTMGLTDETVEEIVDLFQALRTWHRTSEAHSEAGRRFMKLGENDMRAIRFTMSAAREGRIVTSTLLGEHLGITGPSVTKLLDRLERGGHIRREAHPTDRRALSVVVTDETRTAATASVGRDHTRRFAVAASMSSEERQAATRFLRALADLPVVEHGAAEHDAAEHDGAEDADEADASAQQGERAQPR; from the coding sequence GTGACTGATGCGACCCACGCTGCGGACGAGCGCGCCATGCTCGACCCCAGGCGCCTGGGGGCGTCCTCCGAGCTGGTGCGCACGATGGGCCTGACCGACGAGACGGTCGAGGAGATCGTCGACCTCTTCCAGGCGCTCCGCACCTGGCATCGCACCTCGGAGGCGCACAGCGAGGCCGGCCGGCGCTTCATGAAGCTGGGCGAGAACGACATGCGGGCGATCCGCTTCACCATGTCGGCCGCGCGCGAGGGCCGCATCGTCACCTCGACGCTGCTCGGCGAGCACCTCGGCATCACCGGGCCCTCGGTGACGAAGCTGCTCGACCGGCTCGAGCGCGGCGGCCACATCCGCCGCGAGGCGCACCCGACCGATCGCCGCGCGCTCTCGGTGGTCGTCACCGACGAGACCCGCACCGCAGCCACCGCCTCGGTGGGCCGCGACCACACCCGCCGCTTCGCGGTCGCCGCCTCGATGTCGAGCGAGGAGCGCCAGGCAGCCACCCGGTTCCTGCGCGCGCTCGCCGACCTGCCCGTCGTCGAGCACGGAGCAGCCGAGCACGATGCCGCCGAGCACGATGGCGCCGAGGACGCAGACGAGGCGGATGCGTCAGCGCAGCAGGGCGAGCGGGCCCAGCCCCGTTAG
- the idi gene encoding isopentenyl-diphosphate Delta-isomerase: MSIQAQLEQELVVLLDDEGNAVGTAPKATVHHADTPLHLAFSLHLLDDDGRMLVTRRALSKIAWPGVWTNACCGHPAPGETLDGAVRRRLWQELGTEADALELALPDFAYRAVDASGIVEHERCPVFIARLSAPLHPDPAEVAEVQWVEPERLLAGIRATPWAFSPWLVLQAEQLPLLAGAA, encoded by the coding sequence ATGTCGATCCAAGCCCAGCTCGAGCAGGAGCTCGTCGTGCTGCTCGATGACGAGGGCAACGCCGTCGGCACCGCGCCCAAGGCCACCGTGCACCATGCAGACACCCCGCTGCACCTGGCGTTCTCGCTGCACCTGCTCGACGACGACGGGCGGATGCTCGTCACGCGTCGTGCGCTCAGCAAGATCGCGTGGCCCGGCGTCTGGACGAACGCCTGCTGCGGCCACCCCGCGCCGGGCGAGACGCTCGACGGCGCCGTGCGCCGCCGCCTCTGGCAGGAGCTCGGCACCGAGGCCGACGCGCTCGAGCTCGCCCTGCCCGACTTCGCCTACCGCGCGGTCGACGCGAGCGGGATCGTCGAGCACGAGCGCTGCCCGGTCTTCATCGCCCGGCTGAGCGCGCCGCTGCATCCGGATCCGGCCGAGGTCGCCGAGGTGCAGTGGGTCGAGCCCGAGCGGCTGCTGGCCGGCATCCGCGCGACGCCGTGGGCGTTCAGCCCCTGGCTGGTGCTGCAGGCCGAGCAGCTGCCGCTGCTGGCGGGTGCCGCATGA
- a CDS encoding polyprenyl synthetase family protein: MTTVDAPTLLAEVEQRIAQLAAPTGPHPVQAAAARAAIGGKLLRPRLVIAAAGPGAPRDAIVATAAAIELLHAALLVHDDVIDADDERRGEPSVARAAAQTGASAGLSATAAARLGLTTAIVAGDALLVRALAAIARLDLPTRDRTRLVDIVERAMVRAAEGEHDDVLLAGAVPDESAIQRILEGKTADYSFRAPLELGAVLGGRDEGAVAALGAIGLRIGVIYQLRDDVLGVFGDEATTGKSALSDIRAGAPTLLSALASRHPIWATATRDYGDPRADAGGAARVRAAMRASGALDAVEQRIAAEAAEARAMIAEAPVEERLRTELLAMLERCAERSR; encoded by the coding sequence ATGACCACCGTCGACGCCCCGACGCTGCTGGCCGAGGTCGAGCAGCGCATCGCGCAGCTCGCCGCGCCCACCGGTCCGCATCCGGTGCAGGCGGCCGCCGCTCGCGCGGCGATCGGCGGCAAGCTGCTGCGGCCGCGCCTGGTGATCGCCGCGGCGGGCCCGGGCGCTCCGCGCGACGCGATCGTGGCGACGGCCGCAGCGATCGAGCTGCTGCACGCGGCGCTGCTCGTGCACGACGACGTGATCGACGCCGACGACGAGCGTCGGGGCGAGCCATCCGTCGCCCGAGCCGCAGCCCAGACCGGCGCCTCCGCGGGGCTCTCGGCCACGGCGGCCGCACGGCTGGGCCTCACCACCGCGATCGTCGCCGGCGACGCCCTGCTCGTGCGCGCGCTCGCCGCCATCGCGCGGCTCGACCTGCCCACGCGCGACCGCACCCGCCTCGTCGACATCGTCGAGCGCGCCATGGTGCGCGCGGCCGAGGGCGAGCACGACGACGTGCTGCTCGCCGGGGCGGTGCCCGACGAGAGCGCGATCCAGCGGATCCTCGAGGGCAAGACCGCCGACTACTCCTTCCGCGCGCCGCTCGAGCTGGGCGCCGTGCTCGGCGGTCGCGACGAGGGCGCGGTCGCGGCGCTCGGCGCCATCGGCCTGCGCATCGGCGTGATCTACCAGCTGCGCGACGACGTGCTGGGCGTCTTCGGCGACGAGGCGACCACCGGCAAGAGCGCGCTGAGCGACATCCGCGCCGGAGCGCCCACGCTGCTGTCGGCGCTCGCGAGCCGCCACCCGATCTGGGCGACCGCCACGCGCGACTACGGCGACCCGCGCGCCGACGCCGGCGGGGCCGCCCGCGTGCGCGCCGCGATGCGCGCGAGCGGTGCGCTCGACGCGGTCGAGCAGCGCATCGCCGCCGAGGCCGCCGAGGCACGCGCGATGATCGCCGAGGCGCCCGTCGAGGAGCGCCTGCGCACCGAGCTGCTGGCGATGCTCGAGCGCTGCGCGGAGCGCAGCCGATGA
- a CDS encoding phytoene/squalene synthase family protein codes for MTGLDLYTATARRASATVIEAYSSSFGLASRLLPPGMRGDIQTVYALVRVADEIVDGCGAESGLDQAACREVLDALEREVERALTTGFSADLVVHAFAETARRVGIDTGQTAPFFAAMRRDLDPVAFVDERELRSYIYGSAEVIGIMCVRCFLGGEQLPDAQARTVARGARALGRAFQVVNFLRDIGADADVLGRAYLPGLDPAHPTEEAVCRVLDRLEGELRIARGTIGLLPRSARPAVSAAHDIFAALARRIRATPAEELPLRRISVPRLEKAAIVARAAVGASIARTSAPRMVRAERAERAEVAR; via the coding sequence ATGACCGGCCTCGACCTCTACACGGCGACCGCCCGACGGGCGAGCGCGACCGTGATCGAGGCCTACTCCAGCTCGTTCGGGCTCGCGAGCAGGCTGCTGCCGCCCGGCATGCGCGGCGACATCCAGACCGTCTACGCGCTGGTGCGCGTGGCCGACGAGATCGTCGACGGCTGCGGTGCCGAGTCGGGCCTCGACCAGGCCGCCTGCCGCGAGGTGCTCGACGCCCTCGAGCGCGAGGTCGAGCGGGCGCTCACGACCGGCTTCAGCGCCGACCTCGTCGTGCACGCCTTCGCCGAGACCGCCCGCCGCGTCGGCATCGACACCGGCCAGACGGCACCCTTCTTCGCCGCGATGCGGCGCGACCTCGACCCGGTCGCCTTCGTCGACGAGCGCGAGCTGCGCAGCTACATCTACGGCTCCGCCGAGGTCATCGGCATCATGTGCGTGCGCTGCTTCCTGGGCGGCGAGCAGCTGCCCGACGCGCAGGCGCGCACCGTGGCGCGCGGTGCCCGAGCGCTCGGCCGCGCCTTCCAGGTGGTCAACTTCCTGCGCGACATCGGCGCCGACGCCGACGTGCTCGGCCGCGCCTACCTGCCCGGCCTCGACCCGGCGCACCCGACCGAGGAGGCCGTCTGCCGCGTGCTCGACCGGCTCGAGGGCGAGCTGCGCATCGCGCGCGGCACGATCGGCCTGCTGCCGCGCAGCGCCCGCCCGGCCGTCAGCGCCGCGCACGACATCTTCGCGGCCCTCGCCCGACGCATCCGCGCCACCCCGGCAGAGGAGCTGCCGCTGCGCCGCATCAGCGTGCCGCGGCTCGAGAAGGCCGCGATCGTCGCCAGAGCCGCGGTCGGCGCGAGCATCGCCCGCACGAGCGCGCCGCGCATGGTGCGCGCCGAGCGCGCCGAGCGGGCCGAGGTCGCCCGATGA